Proteins from a genomic interval of Erwinia sp. SLM-02:
- a CDS encoding methyltransferase domain-containing protein — translation MTFPISLIDRLAADSVLADSVQLALENHLFDHLQAPLNARQLATQLRWHADPTAHLLELLWSFQLLERQPLDGSLYYRTAPAVRPYLCQQGERYMGDAWRYRLQALRGFGQQLTDMLSQPLPGYGDQLPHDAAWAAAAGGQIAQEQRALTADTACAIAATVAQFNRPARLLDMGGGPGLVSAALAQRYPQLTGVVQDLPLTAEVAQGHLVAAGVSDRFSAVSELAERDRFDIIWCSSFLHFVADPARTLAELYQRLNPGGVLISAHARLGDDPQQVSRVLPFFLPLLMRGKHVFHHDSLSQMLTDAGFRVEDRGEQPFPMAPLHVHCAFREEKP, via the coding sequence ATGACCTTTCCCATCAGCCTGATCGACCGCCTGGCCGCAGACAGCGTGCTGGCTGACAGCGTACAGCTGGCGCTTGAAAATCATCTTTTTGACCATTTGCAGGCTCCGCTCAACGCGCGACAGCTGGCGACACAGCTGCGGTGGCATGCCGACCCGACCGCCCATCTGCTGGAGCTGCTGTGGAGCTTTCAGCTGCTTGAGCGCCAGCCGCTGGACGGATCGCTGTATTACCGTACCGCGCCCGCCGTCCGCCCCTACCTTTGCCAGCAGGGCGAACGGTACATGGGCGATGCGTGGCGCTATCGCCTGCAGGCGCTGCGTGGCTTTGGCCAGCAGCTGACTGACATGCTCAGCCAGCCGCTGCCGGGTTATGGCGATCAGCTGCCGCACGATGCCGCCTGGGCCGCCGCCGCCGGGGGGCAAATTGCCCAGGAGCAGCGGGCGCTGACCGCCGATACCGCCTGCGCGATTGCCGCCACCGTCGCCCAGTTCAACCGCCCGGCCAGGCTGCTGGATATGGGCGGCGGGCCGGGCCTGGTGAGCGCGGCGCTGGCGCAGCGCTATCCGCAGCTGACCGGCGTGGTGCAGGATCTGCCGCTGACCGCCGAGGTGGCGCAGGGCCATCTCGTGGCTGCCGGGGTCAGCGATCGCTTCAGCGCGGTGAGCGAACTGGCGGAGCGCGATCGCTTCGATATCATCTGGTGCTCCTCTTTCCTGCATTTCGTTGCCGATCCGGCGCGGACGCTGGCCGAACTGTATCAGCGGCTGAATCCGGGCGGCGTATTGATCAGCGCCCACGCCCGGCTGGGTGACGATCCGCAGCAGGTGAGCCGCGTGCTGCCGTTCTTTCTGCCGCTGCTGATGCGCGGTAAGCACGTCTTCCACCACGACAGCCTGTCGCAAATGCTGACCGACGCGGGCTTCCGCGTGGAGGATCGCGGTGAGCAGCCGTTTCCGATGGCGCCGCTGCACGTGCACTGTGCCTTTCGTGAGGAGAAGCCGTGA
- a CDS encoding TonB-dependent receptor, producing the protein MVRPYWGLLLAAPGMMAATADVQNNEMVVTATKTELPAVQVPASLSVLYGEDLEERRVDSVSQLAAMTPGMAFQPWGQAGTNLAVVRGVTGSGSGFNSAMLLSEDGVPLLAGQGFDNNFLDVDRVEILRGPQSSLYGRNAEVGVINVVTRTPDNLQRGEITAIAGSRQRQQLRGSFSTPLVEDRLYAAVVGEWKSQNGYVDNTTTGGKADDRERNNARILLRWTPNDADDLRLRYSQQRYHDGGSQWGPAASRDRKVASGSDSWNHSQASVVSLDYRHLLSNGWQFRSITARTEILDRIQQDTDFTAADSLRMQRDNRFTTLSQEFRLQGEGSSHRWLTGLYVDRDDNDYRFVQKLPMMSTEMRNAQRGHTQALFGEWTQMLGGPWSVTLGGRIERSEIDMSPTGMDKRSASWHNVSPKVTVQYQWQPDLQSYASYSQGYRAGGYNLFSPATDYFRYNPEKVHSWELGVKGLSDDRRLRYSSAVYLMDIDDMQVQQVVQAGVVYINNAAKARSTGWELEADYSLLPELRLQGSLGLNHTRFDSYRDGSNDYAGNHNTFAPDATASLGLRYEHASGAYGLMQWHGASHSFLDAGNQYRQAGYGVVDVTVGYGWRDLDVSLFIDNLTDKEYDAVGYLNGSVRIYSPPREVGLKVSYTL; encoded by the coding sequence ATGGTAAGACCTTACTGGGGCCTGCTGCTGGCCGCCCCCGGCATGATGGCAGCCACCGCCGACGTGCAGAATAATGAGATGGTTGTCACCGCCACCAAAACCGAGCTGCCTGCCGTGCAGGTTCCGGCTTCGCTCTCGGTTTTATACGGTGAAGATCTTGAAGAACGCCGCGTGGACAGCGTCAGCCAGCTGGCGGCGATGACGCCGGGTATGGCGTTTCAACCCTGGGGCCAGGCCGGCACCAACCTCGCGGTGGTGCGCGGCGTGACCGGCAGCGGCAGCGGGTTTAACTCGGCGATGCTGCTGAGCGAAGACGGCGTGCCGCTGCTGGCCGGCCAGGGCTTTGATAATAACTTCCTCGACGTGGATCGCGTGGAGATCCTGCGCGGGCCGCAGTCGTCGCTTTACGGACGCAATGCCGAAGTCGGGGTGATCAACGTGGTGACCCGCACGCCGGATAACCTTCAGCGCGGTGAAATTACGGCGATTGCCGGCAGCCGTCAGCGGCAGCAGCTGCGCGGCAGCTTCAGTACCCCGCTGGTTGAAGATCGGCTGTATGCCGCAGTAGTGGGTGAGTGGAAGTCGCAGAACGGCTACGTCGATAACACCACCACCGGCGGCAAAGCAGACGATCGCGAGCGCAACAACGCGCGCATCTTGCTGCGCTGGACGCCGAACGACGCTGACGATCTGCGCCTGCGCTACAGCCAGCAGCGCTATCACGACGGCGGTTCGCAGTGGGGGCCGGCGGCCAGCCGCGACAGAAAAGTCGCCAGCGGCAGCGATTCCTGGAACCACTCGCAGGCCAGCGTGGTTTCCCTGGACTACCGCCACCTGCTGTCAAACGGCTGGCAGTTCCGTTCGATTACCGCCCGCACCGAGATCCTCGACCGCATTCAGCAGGATACCGATTTCACGGCGGCGGACTCGCTGCGCATGCAGCGCGATAATCGATTCACCACCCTCTCGCAGGAGTTTCGCCTGCAGGGCGAAGGCAGCAGCCACCGCTGGCTGACCGGGCTGTACGTCGATCGCGACGACAATGATTACCGCTTTGTGCAGAAGCTGCCGATGATGTCCACCGAAATGCGCAACGCCCAGCGCGGCCATACGCAGGCGCTGTTTGGCGAATGGACGCAAATGCTGGGCGGGCCGTGGAGCGTAACGCTGGGTGGACGCATCGAGCGCAGCGAAATTGACATGTCACCGACCGGCATGGATAAACGCAGCGCCAGCTGGCACAACGTCTCGCCGAAAGTCACCGTGCAGTATCAGTGGCAGCCCGATTTGCAAAGCTATGCCAGCTACAGCCAGGGCTATCGTGCCGGCGGCTATAACCTCTTCTCACCGGCGACCGACTATTTCCGCTATAACCCGGAAAAAGTGCATTCGTGGGAGCTGGGGGTAAAAGGCCTTTCCGACGACCGCCGCCTGCGCTACAGCAGCGCCGTCTACCTGATGGATATCGACGATATGCAGGTGCAGCAGGTGGTACAGGCCGGCGTGGTGTACATCAACAACGCGGCCAAAGCCCGCTCCACCGGCTGGGAGCTGGAGGCCGACTACAGCCTGCTGCCCGAACTGCGCCTGCAGGGTTCACTCGGCCTGAACCATACCCGCTTCGATAGCTACCGCGACGGCAGCAACGACTATGCCGGTAATCACAACACCTTCGCCCCGGACGCCACCGCCAGCCTCGGCCTGCGCTACGAGCATGCCAGCGGCGCATACGGCCTGATGCAGTGGCACGGTGCCAGCCACAGCTTCCTCGACGCGGGCAATCAGTATCGCCAGGCCGGTTATGGCGTGGTAGATGTCACCGTGGGCTACGGCTGGCGCGATCTCGACGTTTCGCTGTTCATCGATAACCTGACCGATAAAGAGTATGACGCCGTAGGCTATCTGAACGGCAGCGTACGCATCTACAGCCCGCCGCGTGAAGTCGGCCTGAAAGTGAGCTACACACTATGA
- a CDS encoding AraC family transcriptional regulator: MIQAFQGTQSYRLTSADAEQRGNIRSLPATVGSCHSRFSPVAEGFTVVCSDYQPVRPLIEETCNPHDRPMLVLTFGLGGHSQFRGRDGSETDFNAGQLTVTSFHGSRGERRYRAGEPVRQLRLLLSADSVTHYLGQAVSDRLFATGRVVNHAFTPYSRATGALLEQLAQGGDDTLMLHIHALNLLAQQRHIVEEARHRPLHPGDDRRLEQARDWMLAHLDEPFSLSTLAMAVGLSDYKLKQGFHQRFKTTPGQMLLQLRMEKAHRLLEQGYQVAQAGWQVGYRHANNFSVAFYRYFGRQASAVVGKKK, from the coding sequence ATGATTCAGGCCTTTCAGGGAACACAAAGCTACCGGCTGACGTCGGCGGACGCCGAACAGCGGGGCAATATCCGCTCCCTTCCGGCCACGGTGGGCTCGTGTCATTCCCGTTTCAGTCCGGTTGCCGAAGGCTTTACCGTGGTCTGTTCCGACTACCAGCCGGTGCGGCCGCTGATTGAAGAAACCTGCAATCCGCACGATCGTCCGATGCTGGTGCTGACCTTTGGCCTGGGCGGGCACTCGCAGTTCCGCGGACGCGACGGCAGCGAAACCGACTTCAACGCGGGCCAGCTGACCGTCACCAGCTTTCACGGCAGCCGGGGAGAGCGCCGCTACCGCGCCGGTGAACCGGTCAGGCAGCTGCGCCTGCTGCTGAGCGCTGACAGCGTGACTCACTATCTTGGCCAGGCGGTCAGCGACAGGCTGTTTGCCACCGGGCGCGTGGTCAATCACGCGTTCACCCCCTACAGCCGGGCCACGGGAGCGCTGCTGGAACAGCTCGCGCAGGGCGGTGATGATACGCTGATGCTGCACATTCACGCGCTGAACCTGCTGGCCCAGCAGCGGCATATCGTGGAAGAGGCCAGGCACAGGCCGCTGCATCCCGGCGACGATCGTCGGCTGGAGCAGGCACGCGACTGGATGCTGGCGCACCTTGATGAACCCTTTTCATTAAGCACGCTGGCGATGGCGGTGGGGCTGAGTGACTACAAGCTCAAGCAGGGGTTCCATCAACGCTTTAAGACCACTCCCGGCCAGATGCTGCTGCAGCTGCGCATGGAAAAGGCGCACCGCCTGCTGGAGCAGGGCTATCAGGTGGCGCAGGCGGGCTGGCAGGTGGGATACCGCCACGCCAACAACTTCAGCGTGGCGTTCTATCGCTATTTTGGGCGGCAGGCCAGTGCGGTGGTCGGGAAAAAAAAGTAG
- a CDS encoding DUF441 domain-containing protein, with product MFDLSLVILLFLAALSYFSHNLTVTIALLVLVAIRLTPLQQTFPWIEKQGVTVGIIILTIGVMAPIASGSLPSSTLLHSFLHWKSLLAIAIGIFVSWVGGRGVALMSSQPTIVGGLLIGTIIGVSLFRGVPVGPLIAAGLVSLLIGKS from the coding sequence ATGTTCGATTTGTCATTAGTGATCCTGCTGTTCCTCGCTGCCCTGAGTTATTTCAGCCATAACCTTACCGTGACCATTGCCCTGCTGGTGCTGGTAGCCATTCGTCTGACGCCGCTGCAGCAGACCTTTCCCTGGATAGAGAAGCAGGGCGTTACCGTCGGGATTATCATTCTGACCATCGGCGTGATGGCGCCGATAGCCAGCGGTTCACTGCCTTCCAGTACGCTGCTGCACTCGTTCCTGCACTGGAAGTCCCTGCTGGCGATTGCCATCGGTATTTTTGTTTCCTGGGTTGGCGGGCGCGGCGTTGCGCTGATGAGCAGCCAGCCGACCATCGTTGGGGGCCTGCTGATTGGCACCATTATCGGGGTTTCGCTGTTCCGCGGCGTGCCGGTCGGTCCGCTGATTGCGGCCGGGCTGGTGTCGCTGCTGATCGGCAAGTCATAA
- a CDS encoding sugar phosphate isomerase/epimerase family protein, translating to MKKALHGVSVLHSNAVTQLRIAHETGFDALELLPEHLFRYLEHGGTLEKYRQLMQHYNIEISCMNALKRIGRHQPQERREMLDEADRICRAAQALGCPVVQIMALNEIDALSEAERTAILTQNVRDIAAIGAQYGIKFQIEVVAFTPFNSLKQGKAIIDAVGADNVGVVIDFWHLYAGGDTTPEEVEALDVNLIYGVHFCDGRRLHPGEAWDERVQRNYQPGEGEVDIDRWVAAVNKTGYGGVWCPELLSPTHWEDDLWQIAKDSMDSLTAYTSK from the coding sequence ATGAAAAAAGCTTTGCATGGCGTGTCCGTTTTACATTCTAACGCGGTCACCCAGCTGCGTATCGCGCATGAAACCGGCTTTGATGCCCTGGAACTGCTGCCAGAACATCTGTTTCGCTATCTGGAGCACGGCGGCACGCTGGAGAAATACAGGCAGCTGATGCAGCACTACAATATCGAAATCAGCTGTATGAACGCGCTGAAACGTATTGGCCGCCATCAGCCGCAGGAACGCCGGGAAATGCTGGATGAAGCAGACCGGATCTGTCGCGCGGCCCAGGCGCTGGGCTGCCCGGTGGTGCAGATTATGGCGCTGAATGAAATTGACGCGCTCTCCGAAGCGGAACGCACCGCGATCCTGACGCAGAACGTCCGGGATATTGCCGCCATCGGTGCGCAGTACGGCATTAAGTTCCAGATTGAGGTGGTGGCCTTCACGCCATTTAACAGCCTCAAACAGGGCAAGGCGATTATTGATGCCGTGGGTGCCGATAACGTTGGCGTGGTGATTGATTTCTGGCACCTGTATGCCGGTGGCGATACCACGCCGGAAGAGGTCGAAGCCCTTGATGTGAATCTGATTTACGGCGTGCATTTTTGCGATGGCCGCCGTTTGCACCCGGGAGAGGCGTGGGACGAGCGCGTACAGCGTAACTATCAGCCCGGTGAAGGCGAAGTGGATATCGACCGCTGGGTGGCTGCGGTGAACAAAACCGGCTACGGCGGCGTCTGGTGCCCGGAGCTGCTCAGCCCGACGCACTGGGAAGACGATCTGTGGCAGATCGCAAAGGATTCAATGGACAGCCTGACGGCGTACACCAGCAAGTAA
- a CDS encoding Glu/Leu/Phe/Val family dehydrogenase, whose translation MEKLSYVSEGSKTAWSTYLQQIDRVAPYLGELSRWIDTLRHPKRALIVDIPLQMDDGTIRHFEGFRVQHNLSRGPGKGGVRYHPNVDLNEVMALSAWMTIKCAAVNLPYGGAKGGIRVDPFALSEGELERLTRRYTSEIGLIIGPQKDIPAPDVGTNGKVMAWMMDTYSMNHGTTITGVVTGKPIHLGGSLGREKATGRGVFITGREVARRSGIELEGARIAVQGFGNVGSEAARLFAAAGGRVVAIQDHTATLFNAQGIDLAALTEWQAANKKIAGFTGADVISDDAFWDVEMDILIPAALEGQITRQRAEKLHCRLVLEGANGPTFPEADDVLAERGVTVVPDVICNAGGVTVSYFEWVQDMASFFWSEDEINERMDKIMTEAMIHVWDKAREKECSLRTSAYIVACERILMARKDRGIYPG comes from the coding sequence ATGGAAAAGCTATCTTACGTATCTGAAGGCAGCAAGACAGCCTGGTCAACCTACCTGCAGCAGATCGATCGCGTTGCCCCCTACCTCGGTGAACTGTCGCGCTGGATTGATACCCTGCGCCATCCCAAGCGCGCGCTGATCGTTGATATTCCCCTCCAGATGGATGACGGCACCATCCGTCACTTCGAAGGCTTCCGCGTGCAGCACAACCTCTCACGCGGCCCGGGAAAAGGTGGCGTGCGCTACCATCCCAACGTTGACCTGAATGAAGTGATGGCGCTGTCCGCCTGGATGACCATTAAATGTGCCGCGGTCAACCTGCCTTACGGCGGCGCGAAAGGCGGCATCCGCGTCGATCCTTTCGCCCTGTCCGAAGGCGAGCTGGAGCGCCTGACCCGTCGCTACACCAGCGAAATCGGCCTGATTATCGGGCCGCAGAAAGATATTCCGGCACCCGACGTCGGCACCAACGGCAAGGTAATGGCCTGGATGATGGATACCTACTCCATGAATCACGGCACCACCATTACCGGCGTGGTAACCGGTAAGCCCATCCACCTTGGCGGCTCGTTAGGGCGTGAAAAAGCCACCGGTCGCGGCGTGTTTATTACCGGCCGCGAAGTGGCCCGCCGCAGCGGCATCGAACTGGAAGGCGCAAGAATTGCCGTGCAGGGCTTCGGTAACGTTGGCAGTGAAGCCGCACGCCTGTTTGCCGCTGCCGGCGGCCGCGTGGTGGCGATTCAGGATCACACCGCCACCCTGTTTAATGCGCAGGGGATCGACCTGGCCGCATTAACCGAATGGCAGGCGGCCAATAAGAAAATCGCCGGATTTACCGGTGCTGACGTGATTAGCGATGACGCTTTCTGGGACGTGGAGATGGATATTCTGATCCCGGCCGCACTGGAAGGACAGATTACCCGCCAGCGCGCGGAAAAACTGCACTGCCGGCTGGTGCTGGAAGGCGCGAACGGCCCCACCTTCCCGGAAGCGGATGACGTGCTGGCCGAGCGCGGCGTGACCGTAGTGCCGGACGTGATCTGCAACGCCGGCGGCGTGACCGTCAGCTACTTCGAGTGGGTGCAGGACATGGCCAGCTTCTTCTGGAGTGAAGACGAGATCAACGAACGCATGGATAAGATCATGACGGAAGCGATGATCCACGTCTGGGATAAAGCACGCGAGAAAGAGTGCAGCCTGCGTACCTCAGCGTATATCGTTGCCTGTGAGCGCATCCTGATGGCGCGTAAAGATCGCGGCATCTATCCGGGTTGA
- a CDS encoding D-serine ammonia-lyase — MLTNVEGLKQNFPLLNDLCALQPVTWFNPGYTRLQEGYPYVGLSAEQVVDAAARLQRFASWLAIAFPETQASGGIIESPICPLPALQTALDARYGQRLAGQLWLKKDSHLPVSGSIKARGGIYEVLAHAEKLATEAGLLTPADDYACLAQPAFRQFFSQHRIAVGSTGNLGLSIGIISASLGFEVTVHMSADARAWKKQKLRSHGVTVVEYDQDYGVAVAEGRKQAEADERCFFIDDENSHNLFLGYAVAGERLKSQLAAQQIRVDAGHPLFVYLPCGVGGGPGGVAFGLKLAFGDNVHCIFAEPTHSPCMLLGVHTGLHDAISVQDLGIDNVTAADGLAVGRASGFVGRAMERLLSAFYTLSDDEMYALLGLTARHQQLALEPSALAGMAGPWRITAQPEQLAKQGIPTPALAGATHLVWATGGGMVPQDEMATYLAAADAALKE; from the coding sequence ATGTTAACGAACGTTGAAGGCCTGAAGCAGAATTTTCCACTGCTAAATGATTTATGCGCACTACAACCAGTCACCTGGTTTAATCCCGGCTATACCCGTCTGCAGGAAGGCTATCCGTATGTAGGACTAAGCGCCGAACAGGTGGTCGATGCGGCCGCGCGGCTGCAGCGCTTTGCGTCCTGGCTGGCGATCGCCTTCCCGGAAACGCAGGCGAGCGGCGGTATTATTGAATCGCCGATTTGTCCGCTGCCCGCGCTGCAAACGGCGCTGGATGCCCGCTACGGCCAGCGGCTCGCAGGCCAGCTGTGGCTGAAAAAGGACAGCCACCTGCCGGTGTCCGGCTCCATCAAAGCGCGCGGCGGAATTTATGAAGTGCTGGCCCATGCGGAGAAACTGGCCACAGAGGCCGGATTGCTGACGCCCGCGGATGACTACGCCTGCCTGGCGCAGCCGGCGTTTCGCCAGTTCTTCAGCCAGCACCGCATCGCCGTGGGGTCCACCGGCAACCTCGGCCTGTCGATTGGCATTATCAGCGCCAGCCTGGGCTTTGAGGTGACCGTGCACATGTCCGCCGACGCGCGCGCGTGGAAAAAGCAGAAGCTGCGCAGCCACGGCGTGACCGTGGTGGAGTACGACCAGGATTACGGCGTGGCGGTGGCGGAAGGGCGGAAACAGGCCGAGGCGGACGAACGCTGTTTCTTTATCGACGATGAAAACTCGCACAACCTGTTCCTCGGCTACGCGGTGGCGGGAGAGCGGCTTAAATCGCAGCTGGCCGCGCAGCAGATCCGCGTGGATGCCGGGCATCCGCTGTTCGTCTATCTGCCGTGCGGCGTGGGCGGTGGCCCCGGCGGCGTGGCGTTTGGCCTCAAGCTGGCCTTTGGCGATAACGTTCACTGCATCTTTGCCGAACCCACGCATTCACCGTGCATGCTGCTGGGCGTGCATACCGGCCTGCACGATGCGATTTCGGTGCAGGATCTGGGCATTGATAACGTGACGGCCGCAGACGGGCTGGCCGTGGGACGCGCCTCGGGTTTTGTTGGCCGGGCGATGGAACGGTTGCTGAGTGCCTTTTATACTCTCAGTGATGACGAGATGTACGCGCTGCTGGGCCTGACGGCGCGTCATCAGCAGCTGGCGCTGGAGCCGTCGGCGCTGGCCGGCATGGCTGGCCCGTGGCGGATAACCGCGCAGCCTGAACAGCTGGCGAAGCAGGGGATCCCGACCCCGGCGCTGGCGGGCGCAACGCATCTGGTGTGGGCCACCGGCGGCGGCATGGTGCCGCAGGATGAGATGGCAACGTACCTCGCGGCGGCGGACGCTGCGCTTAAAGAATAG
- the fabV gene encoding enoyl-ACP reductase FabV: MIIKPRIRGFICVTAHPAGCKANVEKQIEYVTAQGEIASGPKKVLVIGASTGYGLAARISAAFGCGADTLGVFFERPGEESKPATAGWYNSAAFEELATAKGLYAKSINGDAYSDAVKQKTIELIKQDLGQVDLVVYSLAAPRRTHPKTGEVFNSTLKPIGKPLVTRGLNTDKETIHDVALEPASQEEIDGTVAVMGGEDWQMWIDALLEAGVLADGAKTTAFTYLGEKITHDIYWNGSIGEAKKDLDKRVLTIRDTLAAHGNGDARVSVLKAVVTQASSAIPVMPLYLSLLFKVMKEKGTHEGCIEQVYGLFKDSLYNASPILDETGRLRADYKELQPEVQEEVARLWSVVTDENLNELTDFAGYKAEFMHLFGFGLEGVDYAADVNPDVKIKNLVQM; this comes from the coding sequence ATGATTATTAAACCACGCATTCGTGGCTTTATCTGTGTTACTGCCCATCCGGCGGGTTGTAAAGCTAACGTAGAAAAACAGATTGAGTACGTTACTGCTCAGGGCGAAATCGCTTCCGGCCCGAAAAAAGTTCTGGTCATCGGTGCCTCAACCGGTTACGGCCTCGCGGCGCGTATCTCTGCGGCTTTCGGCTGCGGTGCAGACACGCTGGGCGTGTTCTTTGAACGCCCGGGCGAAGAGAGCAAGCCCGCCACTGCCGGCTGGTATAACTCAGCGGCTTTTGAAGAGCTGGCAACCGCGAAAGGTTTGTATGCGAAAAGCATCAACGGCGACGCCTACTCCGACGCGGTTAAACAGAAAACCATTGAGCTGATCAAGCAGGATCTCGGCCAGGTTGATCTGGTGGTGTACAGCCTGGCTGCGCCGCGCCGCACCCATCCAAAAACCGGTGAAGTGTTCAACTCAACCCTGAAGCCGATCGGTAAACCGCTGGTGACCCGCGGTCTGAATACCGACAAAGAAACCATCCACGACGTGGCGCTGGAACCGGCTTCACAGGAAGAGATCGACGGCACCGTGGCGGTTATGGGTGGCGAAGACTGGCAGATGTGGATCGACGCCCTGCTGGAAGCCGGCGTGCTGGCTGACGGTGCGAAAACCACCGCCTTTACCTACCTGGGCGAGAAAATCACCCACGATATCTACTGGAACGGCTCTATCGGCGAAGCGAAGAAGGATCTGGACAAACGCGTTCTGACCATTCGCGACACCCTGGCCGCTCACGGCAACGGCGACGCGCGCGTTTCCGTGCTGAAAGCCGTAGTAACCCAGGCCAGCTCCGCCATTCCGGTGATGCCGCTGTATCTGTCACTGCTGTTTAAAGTGATGAAAGAGAAAGGCACCCACGAAGGCTGCATCGAGCAGGTTTACGGCCTGTTCAAAGACAGCCTGTACAACGCGTCGCCAATCCTGGATGAAACCGGCCGTCTGCGCGCTGACTACAAAGAGCTGCAGCCGGAAGTGCAGGAAGAAGTCGCCCGCCTGTGGTCCGTGGTCACCGACGAAAACCTGAACGAACTGACCGATTTCGCGGGCTATAAAGCCGAGTTTATGCACCTGTTCGGCTTCGGCCTGGAAGGCGTGGACTACGCGGCTGACGTGAATCCGGATGTGAAAATCAAAAACCTGGTGCAGATGTAA
- a CDS encoding LacI family DNA-binding transcriptional regulator — protein sequence MKKITLEELAKQVGVGVATVDRVLNERGGVSPATTRRVLQAAREAGLRRILPDAHHQPWQIELLLSSSEAFFFSQLSQDFSDLAGQLGYGQVTLHRTLIAEDNPQRLAAQIVKASEQRDGIIVFAHEHPAIYAALEQCAHRQVPVITLATDLPGAKRLCHVGINQLQAGRTAGLLMGKMIGGPSEVIIISGRMDYLAHRQRVEGFSAVLASQFPHLRVHKVLAALDDRQQVSRLLERQLYESKTIQGVYNTGLGNRETGEALARYRLLNKAVFITHELYPTTRTLLEQDALALTLDQNTREMAQRSMTLMLKYLEQQIAPDEYADGKIEFVLYTRENCR from the coding sequence GTGAAGAAGATCACGCTGGAGGAGCTGGCAAAGCAGGTTGGCGTGGGTGTTGCCACCGTCGACCGGGTACTGAACGAGCGCGGTGGCGTCTCTCCGGCGACCACCCGCCGCGTTCTGCAGGCAGCGAGAGAGGCGGGTCTGAGGCGCATCCTGCCGGACGCCCATCATCAGCCGTGGCAAATTGAACTGTTGCTCAGCAGCAGCGAGGCGTTTTTCTTCAGCCAGCTGAGCCAGGACTTCAGCGATCTTGCCGGTCAGCTTGGGTACGGTCAGGTGACGCTGCACCGCACGCTGATTGCCGAAGATAATCCGCAGCGGCTGGCGGCGCAGATCGTTAAGGCCAGCGAACAGCGCGACGGCATTATTGTTTTTGCCCATGAGCATCCGGCGATTTACGCAGCGCTGGAGCAGTGCGCGCATCGCCAGGTGCCGGTGATCACCCTGGCGACCGATCTTCCCGGCGCAAAACGGCTGTGCCACGTCGGCATTAACCAGCTGCAGGCCGGACGTACCGCCGGGCTGCTGATGGGGAAAATGATCGGTGGCCCCAGTGAAGTGATTATTATCAGCGGCCGCATGGATTACCTGGCGCACCGCCAGCGGGTTGAGGGCTTCAGCGCGGTGCTGGCCAGCCAGTTCCCGCACCTGCGGGTGCATAAGGTGCTGGCGGCGCTGGACGATCGCCAGCAGGTCAGCCGCCTGCTGGAGCGGCAGCTGTATGAGAGCAAAACCATTCAGGGCGTCTACAACACCGGGCTGGGAAATCGTGAAACGGGCGAGGCGCTGGCGCGCTACCGGCTGCTGAACAAAGCGGTCTTTATCACCCACGAGCTGTATCCCACCACCCGCACGCTGCTGGAACAGGATGCGCTGGCGCTGACGCTCGATCAAAACACGCGGGAAATGGCGCAGCGCTCAATGACGCTGATGCTGAAATATCTGGAGCAGCAGATAGCGCCGGATGAATACGCCGACGGCAAGATAGAGTTTGTGCTGTATACGCGGGAGAACTGCCGGTAA